The region GATGGACAAACCATCCGATTTAAGATTTGCAAAGAAGAACGAATAAGCGAGGATATAAATATCACAGCATGTAAAGAAAAGGCGGTATTCTAATGAGAAAAGCATTTTCAATGTTAACAGCGATTTTTATTATCGTTTTGATGGCAACAGTAGCAGCATTTATAATGAATCTTTCAGGGAAAATGGTTAAAGGAACTACTGCACAGTTCCAACATGAACAGTCTGTTCTTTTGGCAAAAAGCTATACTGAATATGCCATTATGGCGGTCACTGCAAATGAGCATAATACCTCTACCTGCCTGAATAATATTAGTGGTGGTTATGGAGATATTGGGGGTGGTAATTATCTCTATAATATTGATGTCAATATCTCTTATATCGGAGATACGAACTTACATGCGAATTGTAGAACACTAAGTAATAGTGTCGTCGCTACAAAATCTCCACTCAACATTATTGTTGATGTCTTTGTCAAATATAAAGATTTAGATCATCCAGCAGGTGCAAATACACCTGATACCACTTATCATAGAAGGAGCTTACAAAAAATATGAGAACTATAACTAAACAAACAAAAGCCTTTACTATGATTGAATTAGTATTCGTCATTGTCGTTCTGGGTATACTTGCTGCACTTGCTCTCCCTAGAATGGATCGTGATTTAAGGCAGGAAGCAGCAGATAACATTCTCTCTGCAATACGATATACACAACATTTGGCACTTAATGATGATAAGACAGATCCATTTGATCCGAACTGGCAAAATGAATTATGGCAAATTCAATTTAGTACAACAGCATCTACAGGCTATCTGTTTTATGTTATTGGGTCAGATACAGATCATACTGGAGGAACTACAGCTTACCCTGCAAAAGAGGAAACAGCCATTGATCCCGTAAATGGTAAATATATATTCCATATAAGTGCAAACTCTGAACTTCAAGATGAAGAGAGCCCAAATATACTTTTAGGGAAAAAATATGGTGTATCTGGAGTAAATCCAACTGGAGGATGTACCACTCAACAACTTGCTTTCGATCAACTTGGAAGACCGCATACAAATGTAGGTGGTGCAGGAAATACTTATAATACATATATGAGTGCTGACTGTAATTTGACATTCAGTTTTACAAATAATGCAGCTTTACCTTTTTCTATCATTATCACAAAAGAAACTGGATATGCCTATATTGATGGTCAAGAGGATTCTTAATCTCTTCTCTATTTACCTTTCATTAAGTATCTTAAGTTAAAATTAAGTATGGATATAGCGATATATCTATACTTTAATATTAAGGATATATTATGAACAAAAGTATAACGGGAAGACATTTCGAACTGACTGAGCCTATAAAGGCATATGCTGAAGCAGCCATAGATAGTTTAGAGAAATATCATTTAGACATTATATCTGCCAGTACAGTTATCTCTGCAAGTGAGAAGAATGGGAAAAAAGGCTTTGTCACAGAGTTCATTATTAACCTTAAAGATAAAAACACGATCGTTATCACCCAAGTGGATAAAGATGTGTATGCTGCCATGGACCTTGCTATAGAAAGAGTGAAAAAATCACTTAGAAGACATGCCGATAAAATAAAAGATCATAAAGTTATGAGTTTTAGGGATTTGGGAGAAGAAGCTGAAGCTGTCAGTGAATTAACCACAGAGGAAGTAGAGATTGTCCCAATGGACTTAGAGCTTCACAAGCCAATTGATTTTGATGAAGCGATAGAAGCACTTCAAGCTGAGAAAAAAAGACAATTTATTGTATTTAATGACAATGAGGGGTTGATGAGAGTCATGTATAAAAGAGCGGATGGGAGATTCGGACTCTATTAATAGAAAGGCAAATGGGCAAAGCCCATCTTGCCTACGCTAACGCTTACTTGGCTTACGACTCGCATTTAATGCCTCGCATGCACTGTAATTTAGTTACTTGTCAGCAACCGGATCATGACACTGGTGTCACTTTAAATCTTAACCATTCATATTCACACTTCCCAATCTATTTTTAGCCCTGAGAACCACCTCTTCATCTTCAGCCATATCTAACCATTTAAACCTTTGCCCACTCTGTATACTACCATCTAGTATATCACCACTGTCTCGAAACTTCAGATCCAGTTTCGCGATATCAAAGCCATTGGTTGTTTGGGAAAATTGTTCCAGTCTGAAGTTCTCTGTACTGTTAGAGTAGAGATAACACCAGCTCTTTAAACCGTTACGGCCTACTCTACCCCTGAGTTGATGCAGTGTAGCAAGTCCAAGCCGTTCTGCACCAACTATAACGATCAGTGTAAGCTTCGGCAAGGAGATTCCCACTTCAACCACTGTGGTTGCTAAAAGTATGTTTCCTTTTTCCCTGAATTCAAGTAACACATCCTCTTTTTGTTTATCTTTTCCATGTGTAACATAGACATTCTCAAACTTCTCTTCCCAAAATCCTCTACTCTCTTCCAGAGACTGATAGGGTACTTCACTGCTCTCCTCTACCAAGGGGTAAATGATGAGCACCTGATGCTCTTGTGCTATCTCTTCTTTGATATGTGTCAAAAGGTTGGGAAAATCTTGTTTACTGATGGTCTGAGTCAATACTTCACGTTCAAAAGGCGTGGTGGTAATGAGACTGACATCAAGAAGTTCAGACTCCATCATCGCTTGTGTTCTTGGTATAGGGGTAGCAGAGAACTGTATAAAATGCGGTTTTTTCTCATCTGCACTTACCAAGGCTTCCAGACTCTGTCTCTGTTTGGTTCCAAAACGATGCTGTTCATCCACCATGACCAAAGAGGCCTGGGGTAGATCTTCTTTGAAAAGAAGCGCATGCGTACCTATAATAAAATCTGCAGTTCTATAATCTCCCTGATCTTTGCCTTGCATGACCAGTGCCACTTTGACATGTTCGGGCAAATGTTTACATGCCTCTTCATAGAGTTGCAGTGCAAGCAGTGAGGTAGGTGCCATCAAAATACTTATATGCGGCAGCGCTATCATCACTGAGGCAAGTATCACCATCGTTTTACCAGAACCCACATCACCAACGACCATTCGTTTGGCTGCTTTGTCTTCTCTTGCCAAGTCTGATCGTATCTGTGCTATGACCTTTTTCTGTTCTTGTGTCAGCGTAAAAGGCAAATGATCAACAAAAGGTTCTATACTCCCGGTTAGTGCTCTGTGTGCAGGAAAATCTGCCCTTTTACCCCGTAATTTTTTTAGATGATTGTAGGCTTCAACAAACTTTAGTACAGTGACAAAGTCCGGCTTAAATGTTGTGCCATCATACACCTCTTCCATACTTTTTGGAAAATGTATATGCATCAGGGTTGAGACTTCTCTGCTGTCCAAACCTTCATTATATAGATTTTGTTCATTGATATAACACTCTATCAAAGAAGATATCTCACTCTCTTTGAGTACGGTTTTGTACTTAGGTGTTATTTTACCTATTGTTTTGATGGACTTGGGCTGTGACATTTGCAAGTAGCCTTTATACTCTTCCAGCCTGCCTTGTATCACATGGCTTGAGCCTACTTCAAAAAGTTTATGGTGGTAAGGCGTCACCCTAAAAAAAGTAGAAGAGAGTCGTCTTCCTGATTTTGTGAGGTTAAACGTGACACGCAGCTTCCCCCCGTAAATACTTGAATCAACTACTTTGGCTTCAAGGGTATTGACTTTACCTAGTTCCAGAGTAGTTGAGAGTGTTGTATCATTATATGAAGTAGGAATGATGAGTGCTAAGTCAAGCAAAGAGTGAATCTTAAGCTTTTTAAAGAGTTGTTTTGCTTCTTCCATCTCTATACTATTTCCCTTTTGTTTTAATGATTATACAAAAAGTTTTAAAGACAAAAGAAATAATATGTCAAATTGTCATGCTTTTAAGTATGACAATTCAGATCATGCGATGAGTATAGCGAGGAAATGCCCTAGAAGTGCATATTATTTAGTAGAAGAAGCTTCCTTTTTTGTGACAATACTGAAAGTAATATCTGACAGCTCTGTATGTGCTTTAATAAAGGCATTGACCTCATCAAGTGTAACAGACTCGATCTTTTTTAACTGCGCTTTAGTAAAATCAAGTGGTCTTCCATAATAATAATCATTATAAGCCCTATGCAGTCTTTGCGAAAGTGTTTCTATACGCAGAGGCTCAGAACCGAGTAAAAACTTCTTCGTATCGTCAAGCTCTTTTTGGGTGATCCCCTCTTTGACAAAAGTGTCTACCACTTCTTGTATCAGATCTTTTGCCTCATCTTGTGTACTGAGCTTTGTTTGCATGTAACCACTCAAATAAGAAACCGGTTTTGTACGTCTGAATGAGGAGTAGACACCATAGGTGAGTCCGCGTTTTACACGTATCTCTTCCATCAGACGGGAACCAAACCCGGCACCTCCAAGAAGATACTCTGCGATCTTTGCGAGGTACTGGTCTTTTTCTTTATAACTGTAGTTAAAGGGGGCACCAAAATAGATATATGCCTGTTGTGTATCTTCATCGATGAGTACAACTTCTTTTTTATCTGAAGCTTGAATACGTTTCACTTCTTTCTCTTCAACTTTTGGTAACACTGCAAGAAGTTTTGTCAGATATCCTTCTGCTTCATCCAAAGTAATATCACCGCCCACAACACCTATGGCATTGTTGTACCCTACATGTGTAGAGATAAATGTTTGAATATCTTCCAGTGAGATACTCTCTATACTCTCAATCGTACCGTCATACGGTCTGGCTAAAACGCTTTCTTTAAAAAGTGTCGCTCTCAAAGAAGTACCTGCTATATAATCAAAGTCACTCTTCTTTTGTGTCAGCCAACCTATCTTTTGATGTTTAATTTGAGCCAATGCTTCTTGCGTGTAATTTGGATCTTTTAAAAGTTCCTCCAAACGCTCTACTGCATAAGGAAATTCACTTTTTAATGAAGAAACCTCTATCATAAAACTCTCACGTCCTACATGTGCACCGATATCTACTGCATGTGCATCAAGTTTGGTAGCGAATCCTACACTTCCTTCTTTCGATGTACCTTCATTCATCAGCCTTGCAGACATATCGGCTAAACCATCTTTGGTATTACTCAAATGTCCTGCATTTTTAAAGACCAGTTGCATCGATACGATAGGAAGATACTTCTCTTGCTCAAATACAACGGGTACCTTACTCTCTTTAATCTCTATCTCGTGAACGAATGCTGCCATCAATACTCCTTGTACTGCTATCAATAATAAAATAATTTTCTTCATATAAAACCTTTGGGTTTTTATTTACTCCGATGTAGAAATAAATGTGACCAGTCACATGAGCCGACTGCTGAAGTGCCCGAAGGAAATACCTTTAGGTGCACCCCAGTGTTAACGTAGTTTTTTGAGCTTTGATTAAAAAACGTCCTATTAATAGTAACGTTCTAATATCTCATACGCAGTATTACGTTTTGCAGGGTTCTCCCCCACATCTCTAATGAGCTTGATCATCTCTTCTTGATTCATCTCATTCTTAGCTCCAGCTGCTGAAACGACGTTTTCTTCCATCATCGTTGAACCCAGATCATTCGCGCCAAAAAGAAGTGCCATTTGTCCTATGTAAGAACCCTGCGTCACCCATGAACTCTGTATATTGGGAACATTGTCCAAAAAGAGTCTGGCTACAGCCAAATAACGAAGATAGAGATTTGAAGAAGTCTTAGTGATCGTTGGTAACTCTCTTTTTAGCTGTGTATGGTCACTTTGATAAGACCACATGATAAATGCTCTAAACCCTCCGGTTTCATCCTGAAGCTGACGTACATAATCCCAATGCTCCACTATCTCACGTGTTGTCTCCACCGTACCGTACATCATCGTAGCTGTTGACTTGATCCCAAGCTTATGCGCTTGACGGTGCACATCCAGCCATGTGTCCTTATCGTGTTTTTTAGGTGCTATGATGTCACGTACCCTGTCTGAAAGTATCTCTGCACCTGCACCGGGAATTGAACTGAGTCCTTTTGCCTTCAATCTGCGTAAGACTTCGGAGATACTTATCTTTGAACGGTTGGCAATGTAATCTATCTCGATAGATGAAAAACCGTGTATCGTGACTTGAGGGTATTTCTTTGAGATATGTTCAACCAGATCTTCATACCACTCTATCTGCAGTTTAGGGTGCACACCTCCTTGAAAGAGTATCTGTGTTCCACCTATAGCCAGGAGTTCATCTATCTTTTGGTCTATCTCATCAAAACTCAGAATGTACGCATCTTCTTTTTTCTCATGCGTATAAAAAGCACAAAACTTACAATCCACCCAACAAATGTTCGTATAGTTGATATTTCTATCCACAACAAAGGTAGTAACACCTTTGGGATGC is a window of Sulfurovum sp. TSL6 DNA encoding:
- a CDS encoding type II secretion system protein, producing MRKAFSMLTAIFIIVLMATVAAFIMNLSGKMVKGTTAQFQHEQSVLLAKSYTEYAIMAVTANEHNTSTCLNNISGGYGDIGGGNYLYNIDVNISYIGDTNLHANCRTLSNSVVATKSPLNIIVDVFVKYKDLDHPAGANTPDTTYHRRSLQKI
- a CDS encoding pitrilysin family protein, which codes for MAAFVHEIEIKESKVPVVFEQEKYLPIVSMQLVFKNAGHLSNTKDGLADMSARLMNEGTSKEGSVGFATKLDAHAVDIGAHVGRESFMIEVSSLKSEFPYAVERLEELLKDPNYTQEALAQIKHQKIGWLTQKKSDFDYIAGTSLRATLFKESVLARPYDGTIESIESISLEDIQTFISTHVGYNNAIGVVGGDITLDEAEGYLTKLLAVLPKVEEKEVKRIQASDKKEVVLIDEDTQQAYIYFGAPFNYSYKEKDQYLAKIAEYLLGGAGFGSRLMEEIRVKRGLTYGVYSSFRRTKPVSYLSGYMQTKLSTQDEAKDLIQEVVDTFVKEGITQKELDDTKKFLLGSEPLRIETLSQRLHRAYNDYYYGRPLDFTKAQLKKIESVTLDEVNAFIKAHTELSDITFSIVTKKEASSTK
- the recG gene encoding ATP-dependent DNA helicase RecG, which encodes MEEAKQLFKKLKIHSLLDLALIIPTSYNDTTLSTTLELGKVNTLEAKVVDSSIYGGKLRVTFNLTKSGRRLSSTFFRVTPYHHKLFEVGSSHVIQGRLEEYKGYLQMSQPKSIKTIGKITPKYKTVLKESEISSLIECYINEQNLYNEGLDSREVSTLMHIHFPKSMEEVYDGTTFKPDFVTVLKFVEAYNHLKKLRGKRADFPAHRALTGSIEPFVDHLPFTLTQEQKKVIAQIRSDLAREDKAAKRMVVGDVGSGKTMVILASVMIALPHISILMAPTSLLALQLYEEACKHLPEHVKVALVMQGKDQGDYRTADFIIGTHALLFKEDLPQASLVMVDEQHRFGTKQRQSLEALVSADEKKPHFIQFSATPIPRTQAMMESELLDVSLITTTPFEREVLTQTISKQDFPNLLTHIKEEIAQEHQVLIIYPLVEESSEVPYQSLEESRGFWEEKFENVYVTHGKDKQKEDVLLEFREKGNILLATTVVEVGISLPKLTLIVIVGAERLGLATLHQLRGRVGRNGLKSWCYLYSNSTENFRLEQFSQTTNGFDIAKLDLKFRDSGDILDGSIQSGQRFKWLDMAEDEEVVLRAKNRLGSVNMNG
- the hpf gene encoding ribosome hibernation-promoting factor, HPF/YfiA family, with translation MNKSITGRHFELTEPIKAYAEAAIDSLEKYHLDIISASTVISASEKNGKKGFVTEFIINLKDKNTIVITQVDKDVYAAMDLAIERVKKSLRRHADKIKDHKVMSFRDLGEEAEAVSELTTEEVEIVPMDLELHKPIDFDEAIEALQAEKKRQFIVFNDNEGLMRVMYKRADGRFGLY
- a CDS encoding dehypoxanthine futalosine cyclase is translated as MTIRTNSTNKRMSVDEAVELIEKADLKTLGKMALARKKEMHPKGVTTFVVDRNINYTNICWVDCKFCAFYTHEKKEDAYILSFDEIDQKIDELLAIGGTQILFQGGVHPKLQIEWYEDLVEHISKKYPQVTIHGFSSIEIDYIANRSKISISEVLRRLKAKGLSSIPGAGAEILSDRVRDIIAPKKHDKDTWLDVHRQAHKLGIKSTATMMYGTVETTREIVEHWDYVRQLQDETGGFRAFIMWSYQSDHTQLKRELPTITKTSSNLYLRYLAVARLFLDNVPNIQSSWVTQGSYIGQMALLFGANDLGSTMMEENVVSAAGAKNEMNQEEMIKLIRDVGENPAKRNTAYEILERYY
- a CDS encoding Tfp pilus assembly protein FimT/FimU, which produces MRTITKQTKAFTMIELVFVIVVLGILAALALPRMDRDLRQEAADNILSAIRYTQHLALNDDKTDPFDPNWQNELWQIQFSTTASTGYLFYVIGSDTDHTGGTTAYPAKEETAIDPVNGKYIFHISANSELQDEESPNILLGKKYGVSGVNPTGGCTTQQLAFDQLGRPHTNVGGAGNTYNTYMSADCNLTFSFTNNAALPFSIIITKETGYAYIDGQEDS